In a genomic window of Hymenobacter chitinivorans DSM 11115:
- the rpsL gene encoding 30S ribosomal protein S12 produces MPTINQLVRKGREKLTTKSKSPALDSCPQRRGVCTRVYTTTPKKPNSAMRKVARVRLTNGKEVNAYIPGEGHNLQEHSIVLIRGGRVKDLPGVRYHIIRGALDTAGVNGRTQRRSKYGAKRPKPGQPAATGKGGKPAPGKKK; encoded by the coding sequence ATGCCTACCATTAACCAATTAGTACGAAAAGGCCGCGAGAAGCTGACGACGAAGTCAAAGTCGCCGGCTCTTGACTCGTGCCCGCAGCGCCGTGGCGTTTGCACCCGGGTGTACACCACCACGCCTAAGAAGCCGAACTCGGCTATGCGTAAGGTTGCCCGTGTGCGCCTCACCAACGGCAAAGAAGTTAACGCCTACATCCCTGGTGAAGGCCACAACCTGCAGGAGCACAGCATCGTGCTGATCCGTGGTGGCCGGGTGAAAGACCTTCCCGGTGTACGTTACCACATCATCCGTGGCGCCCTCGATACTGCCGGTGTAAACGGCCGTACCCAGCGTCGTTCGAAGTATGGCGCCAAGCGTCCCAAGCCAGGTCAGCCTGCTGCTACGGGCAAAGGCGGCAAACCAGCACCCGGCAAGAAAAAGTAA
- the rpsQ gene encoding 30S ribosomal protein S17 has product MASNEEQQVATAEERNLRKEIIGRVSSTKMDKSITVVVESKMKHPIYGKFVTKSTKFMAHDENNECGEGDTVRIMSTRPLSKNKRWRLVEILERAK; this is encoded by the coding sequence ATGGCAAGCAACGAAGAACAGCAGGTAGCAACCGCCGAAGAGCGGAACCTGCGGAAAGAAATCATCGGGCGCGTTTCCTCGACCAAAATGGACAAGTCCATCACGGTTGTGGTAGAAAGCAAAATGAAGCACCCGATCTACGGTAAGTTCGTTACCAAGTCGACCAAGTTTATGGCCCACGACGAGAACAACGAATGCGGCGAAGGGGATACGGTTCGCATCATGTCGACCCGCCCTCTGAGCAAGAACAAGCGCTGGAGATTGGTAGAAATTCTAGAACGCGCCAAGTAA
- the rplB gene encoding 50S ribosomal protein L2 — protein sequence MALKKLRPTSPGQRFRIAPGFDEITTSTPEKSLLAPLKKSGGRNESGKMTNRYIGGGHKQKYRVIDFKRDKAGVPATVKTIEYDPNRTARIALLSYADGEKRYIIAPAGLEVGTVVVSGPGVAPEVGNALSLREIPLGTIVHNIELMPGGGASIARSAGTYAQLVAREEKYATLKLPSGEMRMVLVTCMATVGTVSNGDHMNVRLGKAGRNRWLGRRPRVRGVAMNPVDHPMGGGEGRSSGGHPRSRNGIFAKGQKTRNKNKYSEQLIVNRKGKK from the coding sequence ATGGCACTCAAAAAACTAAGACCAACATCACCGGGTCAGCGCTTCCGCATCGCACCGGGCTTCGACGAGATTACGACGTCGACGCCGGAGAAGTCGCTGTTGGCACCCCTGAAAAAATCCGGTGGCCGGAATGAATCCGGAAAAATGACCAACCGCTACATCGGTGGTGGTCACAAGCAGAAGTATCGGGTAATCGACTTCAAGCGTGACAAGGCTGGTGTTCCGGCTACCGTCAAAACGATTGAATACGATCCGAACCGCACTGCCCGCATCGCTCTGCTGAGCTACGCCGACGGCGAAAAGCGCTACATCATCGCGCCCGCTGGTCTGGAAGTAGGTACGGTAGTAGTATCGGGCCCTGGTGTAGCTCCCGAAGTTGGCAACGCTCTGTCCCTGCGCGAAATTCCGCTGGGTACGATCGTGCACAACATCGAGCTGATGCCCGGTGGCGGTGCTTCTATCGCTCGCTCGGCTGGCACCTATGCCCAGCTCGTAGCTCGCGAAGAGAAATACGCAACTCTGAAATTGCCTTCCGGCGAGATGCGCATGGTACTCGTTACCTGCATGGCTACGGTTGGTACGGTTTCGAACGGTGACCACATGAACGTACGTCTCGGCAAAGCCGGTCGTAACCGTTGGTTGGGTCGTCGCCCACGTGTTCGTGGTGTTGCCATGAACCCCGTGGATCACCCCATGGGTGGTGGTGAAGGTCGTTCGTCGGGTGGTCACCCACGCAGCCGCAACGGTATCTTCGCTAAGGGTCAGAAGACCCGCAACAAGAACAAGTACTCCGAGCAGCTCATCGTTAACCGTAAAGGCAAGAAGTAA
- the fusA gene encoding elongation factor G, with protein sequence MAVNKDLQYLRNIGIMAHIDAGKTTTSERILYYTGKTHKIGEVHEGAATMDWMEQEQERGITITSAATTTFWNYPTDAKGDPTPETKQYKINLIDTPGHVDFTVEVERSLRVLDGAVALFCAVSGVEPQSETVWRQADKYKVPRICFVNKMDRAGADFFKAVSEIKDKLGANPVPLQIPIGAEDTFKGVVDLLTGKAIVWDDATQGKSYHEIPVPEDLVETVAEWRQKLVESVAEYDDRLLEKFFDDPDSITREEMMVVIRQAVIDMKFSPVMCGSAFKNKGVQSMLDGVMAYLPSPLDMPAIVGTDPDTGESVERHPDNSEPFTALAFKIATDPFVGRLCFFRCYSGVLDAGSYVHNNRTNKKERISRLMQMHSNKQNPIDKIQAGDIAAGVGFKDIKTGDTLTDEKSRVVLESMSFPEPVIGYAIEPKTQADVDKMGMAIAKLVEEDPTLVVQTDPETGQTVLKGMGELHLEIIIDRMRREFKVEINQGAPQVAYKEILTKSVEHRETYKKQTGGRGKFGDIVFELGPKLTDPEKPGLEFVNDITGGVIPREFIAPVQKGFEEAMKNGPLAGFPIEGMRVRLFYGSYHDVDSDALSFELAARGGFREAGRLAGPKLLEPIMAVEVVSPDEYTGSVTGDLNRRRGIMKGLDTKGGLNVIKADVPLSELFGYVTTLRTISSGRASASLTFSHYDQVPQNLAEGIIAKQKGNAIR encoded by the coding sequence ATGGCTGTTAATAAAGACCTGCAATACCTCCGGAACATCGGGATTATGGCGCACATCGACGCCGGTAAGACCACGACTTCGGAGCGCATTCTCTACTACACCGGTAAGACCCACAAAATCGGGGAAGTGCACGAAGGTGCCGCCACGATGGACTGGATGGAGCAGGAGCAGGAGCGTGGTATCACCATCACTTCGGCTGCTACCACTACGTTCTGGAATTACCCCACCGACGCGAAAGGTGACCCAACCCCGGAGACCAAGCAGTACAAGATCAACCTCATCGATACTCCCGGCCACGTTGACTTCACGGTAGAAGTTGAACGCTCGCTGCGTGTACTCGATGGTGCCGTTGCTCTGTTCTGCGCCGTTTCGGGCGTTGAGCCCCAGTCGGAAACCGTATGGCGTCAGGCTGACAAGTACAAGGTGCCCCGCATCTGCTTCGTCAACAAGATGGACCGTGCCGGTGCTGACTTCTTCAAGGCTGTTAGCGAAATCAAAGACAAGCTCGGCGCTAACCCCGTGCCCCTGCAAATCCCAATCGGCGCCGAAGACACCTTCAAAGGTGTTGTCGACCTGCTGACGGGTAAGGCTATCGTATGGGATGACGCTACCCAAGGCAAGTCGTACCACGAAATCCCCGTTCCCGAGGATCTGGTGGAGACCGTAGCCGAGTGGCGTCAGAAGCTCGTTGAGAGCGTTGCCGAGTACGACGACCGTCTGCTGGAGAAATTCTTCGACGATCCGGACTCCATTACCCGCGAGGAAATGATGGTTGTTATCCGCCAGGCGGTTATCGACATGAAGTTCTCGCCCGTAATGTGCGGCTCCGCTTTCAAAAACAAAGGTGTTCAGTCGATGCTGGACGGCGTTATGGCTTACCTGCCTTCGCCGCTCGACATGCCGGCCATCGTTGGTACGGACCCCGACACCGGGGAGTCCGTTGAGCGTCACCCCGACAACAGCGAGCCTTTCACGGCTCTGGCCTTCAAAATCGCCACTGACCCCTTCGTAGGTCGCTTGTGCTTCTTCCGCTGCTACAGCGGCGTGCTGGATGCTGGCTCGTACGTGCACAACAACCGCACGAACAAGAAAGAGCGTATCTCGCGTCTGATGCAGATGCACTCCAACAAGCAGAACCCAATCGATAAGATTCAGGCGGGTGACATTGCTGCGGGTGTTGGCTTCAAAGACATCAAAACCGGTGACACGCTGACCGACGAGAAGTCGCGCGTGGTACTGGAGTCGATGAGCTTCCCTGAGCCCGTTATCGGCTACGCCATTGAGCCCAAAACTCAGGCTGACGTTGATAAAATGGGTATGGCTATTGCCAAACTTGTGGAAGAAGACCCCACGCTGGTTGTTCAGACCGACCCCGAGACCGGCCAGACCGTGTTGAAAGGTATGGGTGAGCTTCACCTTGAAATCATCATCGACCGGATGCGTCGGGAGTTCAAGGTTGAAATCAACCAGGGTGCTCCTCAGGTTGCCTACAAAGAGATTCTGACTAAGTCCGTGGAACACCGCGAGACGTATAAGAAGCAAACGGGTGGTCGTGGTAAATTCGGTGACATCGTATTCGAACTCGGTCCGAAACTGACCGATCCGGAGAAACCCGGTCTGGAGTTCGTAAACGACATCACGGGTGGTGTTATCCCCCGCGAATTCATTGCGCCGGTTCAGAAAGGTTTCGAAGAAGCCATGAAGAACGGTCCGTTGGCGGGCTTCCCCATCGAAGGCATGCGCGTGCGTCTGTTCTACGGTTCCTACCACGACGTTGACTCGGACGCCCTGTCGTTCGAACTCGCGGCCCGTGGTGGTTTCCGCGAAGCCGGCCGCTTGGCTGGTCCGAAACTGCTCGAGCCCATCATGGCCGTTGAAGTAGTTTCGCCCGACGAGTACACGGGTTCGGTAACCGGTGACTTGAACCGTCGCCGCGGCATCATGAAGGGCCTCGATACCAAAGGTGGTCTGAACGTAATCAAGGCTGACGTTCCGCTGTCGGAGCTGTTCGGCTACGTAACCACGCTCCGTACGATTTCGTCGGGCCGCGCTTCGGCGTCGCTCACGTTCTCGCACTACGATCAGGTTCCCCAGAACCTCGCCGAAGGTATCATCGCCAAGCAAAAGGGTAACGCCATTCGCTAA
- the rplX gene encoding 50S ribosomal protein L24, producing MATKTKAQPVKLHVKTGDTVLVIAGDERGKTGVIKSVNRSTQRVIVEGLNLVTKHNKPSAKNPQGGITKIEAPIHVSNVKAVESKNA from the coding sequence ATGGCAACGAAGACGAAAGCTCAGCCCGTGAAACTGCACGTCAAAACTGGTGATACCGTTCTGGTAATTGCTGGTGATGAGCGTGGCAAGACCGGCGTTATCAAGTCGGTAAACCGTTCGACGCAGCGCGTTATCGTGGAAGGTCTGAACCTGGTGACCAAGCACAACAAACCTAGTGCTAAGAACCCGCAAGGGGGTATCACCAAGATCGAAGCCCCCATCCACGTATCCAACGTGAAGGCAGTTGAATCGAAAAACGCCTAA
- a CDS encoding DUF3467 domain-containing protein, with the protein MNEPQEIPGPQDPNAINIELSEAIAEGEYANLAMIAHSSSEFVIDFIRLMPGVPKAKVKARIIVTPEHAKRLLSALADNVERFEQTFGPIKQQNDMPSYPLGFGGTVGEA; encoded by the coding sequence ATGAACGAACCCCAGGAAATTCCCGGACCTCAGGACCCCAACGCCATCAACATCGAACTCTCGGAGGCCATTGCCGAAGGCGAGTATGCTAACCTAGCCATGATAGCGCACAGCAGCAGCGAGTTTGTCATCGACTTCATTCGCCTCATGCCCGGCGTGCCCAAAGCCAAGGTCAAAGCCCGCATCATCGTCACGCCCGAGCATGCCAAGCGGCTGCTGTCGGCCTTGGCCGACAACGTAGAGCGTTTTGAACAGACGTTCGGTCCAATCAAGCAGCAAAATGATATGCCCAGCTACCCGCTGGGATTTGGCGGCACGGTGGGAGAGGCCTAG
- the rpsS gene encoding 30S ribosomal protein S19 — MARSLKKGPYIDFRLEKKVTAMEDSGKKSVVKTWSRRSMISPDFVGHTFAVHNGNKFIPVYVTENMVGHKLGEFAPTRNFRGHIAKKDKGKR; from the coding sequence ATGGCACGTTCGCTAAAAAAAGGGCCGTACATTGACTTCCGGCTCGAGAAGAAAGTCACGGCAATGGAAGATTCCGGCAAAAAGTCGGTGGTGAAGACTTGGTCGCGCCGCTCGATGATTTCGCCCGACTTCGTAGGCCACACCTTCGCCGTTCACAACGGCAATAAGTTCATCCCGGTGTATGTAACGGAGAACATGGTAGGTCACAAACTCGGTGAGTTTGCCCCCACCCGTAACTTCCGTGGCCACATCGCCAAGAAAGATAAAGGCAAGCGCTAA
- the rpsG gene encoding 30S ribosomal protein S7 has protein sequence MRKSKPKKRILLPDPKYKETLVTRFVNYMMYDGKKNLAYTIFYDACELVEQRTKENGLEMWRKALNNVMPTVEVKSRRVGGATFQVPIEVRPDRRISVGAKWMIQYARRRGEKTMKDKLAGEIIAAAKGEGASVKKKDDTHRMAEANKAFSHFRF, from the coding sequence ATGAGAAAGTCAAAACCAAAGAAGCGCATCCTGCTTCCCGATCCTAAGTACAAGGAGACCTTGGTAACTCGTTTCGTCAACTACATGATGTATGACGGAAAGAAGAACCTGGCCTACACCATTTTCTACGATGCCTGCGAACTGGTTGAGCAGCGCACCAAGGAAAACGGCCTGGAAATGTGGCGCAAAGCCCTGAACAACGTGATGCCGACCGTAGAAGTGAAGAGCCGCCGCGTAGGTGGTGCTACCTTCCAGGTGCCGATCGAAGTTCGCCCCGACCGTCGTATCTCGGTAGGTGCTAAGTGGATGATTCAGTACGCTCGTCGTCGTGGTGAGAAAACCATGAAGGACAAGCTGGCTGGCGAAATCATTGCCGCTGCGAAAGGTGAAGGTGCTTCCGTGAAGAAGAAGGACGACACCCACCGCATGGCTGAAGCCAACAAGGCCTTCTCGCACTTCCGCTTCTAA
- the rplP gene encoding 50S ribosomal protein L16: protein MLQPKRTKYRKMQKGRVTGLAYRGSSIDFGSFAIKSLEVAWITARQIEAARIAMTRAMKREGQVWIRIFPDKPITKKPAEVRMGKGKGSPEYWVACVKPGTIMFESDGVPLEVAQESLRLAAQKLPVKTKFVVRRDYEENK from the coding sequence ATGTTACAACCGAAAAGGACCAAGTATCGCAAGATGCAAAAGGGTCGCGTAACAGGCCTAGCCTACCGCGGCAGCTCCATAGACTTCGGTTCCTTCGCTATCAAGTCGTTGGAAGTGGCTTGGATTACGGCTCGCCAGATTGAGGCAGCTCGTATCGCCATGACCCGCGCCATGAAACGGGAAGGTCAAGTATGGATCCGTATTTTCCCCGATAAGCCAATTACCAAGAAGCCCGCTGAGGTTCGGATGGGTAAGGGTAAGGGTAGCCCCGAATATTGGGTAGCCTGCGTGAAGCCCGGCACCATCATGTTCGAATCGGACGGCGTGCCGCTGGAAGTGGCTCAGGAATCCCTGCGTTTAGCTGCGCAGAAGCTGCCAGTGAAAACTAAGTTTGTTGTTCGTCGCGACTACGAAGAGAACAAGTAA
- a CDS encoding O-antigen ligase family protein: protein MQLILTIPRLTIAAAVFCSFIIVGLFVADFFRILPSIGIIGITLTAICYAVVHRGQKRSHNDWRGYAALACVFGLHVAAGFTTSPHNLGEYTKDVVLQSPFLLLPLAFWLLPALPSRYLIQLWQLFIGCVVVAAVAATGNYLLHAAEINEMYLHSKIMPTEPDHIRFSLMVTLATAAAVVLLTFAPESTKRQRQLLSVSVVVLALFQHLLAVRSGLVTFYAVGILMAGWLLVSQRAYRRALVVAVVLMILPVVSYACFPTFRNKFVNTQDDLSKVDNTDAANNYSLVARVYSYKVAAKLVKDNPWFGVSKADMPEEMAKHYGQDYPSIHPQSYIQPHNQFIYSAVAFGLVGVLIFTLCFYYPLLWTWPRFAPLVIIQYVIVSLSFLVEYTLETQIGLTYSLLFILLGLNGLRPATDAPQGWRPA, encoded by the coding sequence ATGCAGTTAATCCTGACAATTCCACGCCTGACCATAGCCGCAGCAGTATTCTGCTCCTTTATTATCGTGGGGTTGTTCGTGGCCGACTTCTTCCGAATTCTGCCCAGCATCGGTATTATCGGAATTACCCTTACTGCCATCTGTTACGCAGTGGTACACCGTGGGCAGAAGCGGAGCCACAACGATTGGCGGGGCTATGCCGCATTGGCCTGCGTGTTTGGCCTGCACGTTGCGGCAGGATTTACGACCAGCCCGCACAACCTGGGGGAGTATACCAAAGACGTGGTGCTGCAGTCCCCCTTTCTGCTGTTGCCCTTAGCCTTCTGGCTGCTGCCAGCGTTGCCGAGCCGCTACCTTATTCAGCTTTGGCAACTCTTTATTGGTTGCGTAGTGGTAGCCGCAGTAGCCGCTACTGGTAATTACTTGCTGCACGCGGCTGAAATCAACGAGATGTACCTGCACTCGAAGATTATGCCGACGGAGCCCGACCATATTCGGTTCAGCCTGATGGTGACGCTGGCCACTGCCGCCGCTGTGGTGCTGCTGACTTTCGCCCCGGAGTCGACGAAGCGCCAGCGCCAGCTGCTGAGCGTAAGTGTGGTAGTGCTGGCGCTGTTCCAGCATCTGCTGGCTGTACGAAGCGGTTTGGTTACCTTTTACGCGGTAGGCATTCTGATGGCCGGTTGGCTGCTGGTGAGTCAACGTGCTTACCGCCGGGCTTTGGTCGTAGCAGTGGTGCTGATGATACTACCCGTGGTAAGCTATGCCTGCTTCCCCACATTCCGGAATAAATTCGTGAATACCCAAGACGACTTAAGTAAGGTCGACAATACCGATGCCGCGAATAATTACTCCCTCGTTGCCCGGGTGTATTCCTACAAAGTGGCCGCCAAGCTGGTAAAAGACAACCCGTGGTTTGGCGTAAGCAAGGCCGACATGCCCGAGGAAATGGCCAAGCACTACGGGCAGGATTATCCAAGTATCCATCCGCAATCCTACATTCAGCCCCACAATCAGTTTATCTACTCGGCCGTAGCTTTCGGCTTGGTGGGGGTACTGATCTTTACCCTGTGCTTTTACTATCCACTGCTCTGGACCTGGCCCCGTTTTGCTCCATTGGTTATTATCCAATACGTCATCGTGTCCTTGTCCTTTCTAGTGGAATACACGCTGGAAACCCAGATTGGCCTGACCTACTCCCTACTTTTTATTCTGCTTGGGCTAAACGGGCTGCGCCCGGCAACCGATGCGCCGCAAGGCTGGCGGCCGGCGTAA
- the rpmC gene encoding 50S ribosomal protein L29, translating to MKNAEIQALSLEALKEQIKTEQTSGQALRFAHAISPLENPVRLKHSRRTVARLKTELTRRENEQANQTAK from the coding sequence ATGAAGAACGCAGAAATCCAAGCCCTTTCGCTAGAAGCGCTGAAGGAGCAAATCAAGACTGAACAAACCAGCGGCCAGGCACTGCGTTTCGCACACGCCATTTCGCCCCTGGAAAACCCAGTTCGCCTGAAGCACAGCCGCCGTACCGTAGCTCGTCTGAAGACTGAGTTGACCCGTCGCGAAAACGAGCAGGCAAACCAAACTGCTAAATAA
- the rpsJ gene encoding 30S ribosomal protein S10, giving the protein MNQKIRIKLKSYDHNLVDKSSEKIVKAVKATGAIVSGPIPLPTDKEKFTVLRSPHVNKKSREQFQLCTYKRLVDIYSTSSKTVDALMKLELPSGVDVEIKV; this is encoded by the coding sequence ATGAACCAGAAAATTCGCATTAAACTCAAATCCTACGACCACAACCTGGTGGACAAATCGTCGGAGAAGATTGTGAAGGCGGTGAAGGCTACGGGCGCTATCGTAAGCGGTCCAATTCCATTGCCGACCGACAAAGAAAAATTCACCGTTCTTCGTTCGCCCCACGTGAACAAGAAGTCGCGTGAGCAGTTCCAGCTCTGCACCTACAAGCGCCTCGTGGATATCTACTCGACTTCGTCGAAGACGGTAGATGCCCTGATGAAGCTTGAGCTGCCCAGCGGCGTTGACGTTGAAATCAAAGTCTGA
- the rpsC gene encoding 30S ribosomal protein S3, which yields MGQKVNPVGFRLGVIKGWDSNWYGGKDFADKLVEDEKIRKYVLARIPKGGISRIVIERTLKRITITINTARPGVVIGKGGQEVDKIKDELKQITSKDVQINIFEIKRPELDAKLVGESIAQQLQARISFRRAMKMSIQAAMRVGAEGIKIQCGGRLGGAEIARSEQYKEGRTPLHTLRADIDYALSEAQTVYGKIGIKVWIMRGEVFGKPDLSPNQQPANQGNDTRGGGNDRGPRGERGDRGGDRGPRRDRNDRGGDNRGGGQGGDNRGGQGGGQRRGGGAPGGANRGGGQGGPRR from the coding sequence ATGGGACAGAAAGTAAATCCGGTTGGCTTCCGTCTGGGCGTCATCAAAGGGTGGGACTCGAACTGGTATGGCGGCAAGGACTTTGCCGACAAGCTGGTTGAGGACGAAAAAATCCGCAAATACGTACTCGCTCGTATCCCGAAAGGTGGCATCAGCCGCATCGTAATCGAGCGTACCCTGAAGCGCATCACCATTACCATCAACACGGCTCGTCCGGGGGTGGTAATCGGTAAAGGCGGTCAGGAAGTTGACAAGATCAAGGACGAGCTGAAGCAGATCACCAGCAAGGACGTTCAGATCAACATCTTCGAAATTAAGCGTCCGGAACTCGACGCCAAGCTCGTAGGCGAAAGCATCGCTCAGCAGCTGCAGGCTCGTATCTCGTTCCGTCGCGCTATGAAGATGTCTATCCAGGCTGCAATGCGTGTTGGTGCCGAAGGCATCAAGATTCAGTGCGGTGGCCGTTTGGGTGGCGCCGAAATTGCTCGTTCCGAGCAGTACAAAGAAGGCCGCACCCCGCTGCACACCCTGCGCGCCGACATCGACTATGCTCTGTCGGAAGCGCAGACCGTGTATGGCAAGATCGGCATCAAGGTGTGGATCATGCGTGGTGAGGTATTCGGCAAGCCCGACTTGTCGCCGAACCAGCAGCCTGCCAACCAGGGCAACGACACCCGTGGCGGCGGCAACGACCGTGGCCCCCGTGGTGAGCGTGGCGACCGTGGCGGCGACCGTGGCCCGCGTCGGGACCGGAACGACCGTGGCGGTGACAACCGTGGCGGTGGCCAGGGTGGTGATAACCGTGGCGGCCAGGGCGGCGGCCAGCGTCGTGGCGGTGGAGCACCCGGTGGTGCCAACCGTGGCGGCGGTCAGGGCGGCCCCCGTCGCTAG
- the rplN gene encoding 50S ribosomal protein L14, protein MIQQESRLTVADNSGAKEVLCIRVLGGTGKKYASVGDKIVVSIKSALPSGNAKKGTVSKAVVVRTKKEVRRKDGSYIRFDDNAAVLLNNNDEPRGTRIFGPVARELRERQFMKIVSLAPEVL, encoded by the coding sequence ATGATACAGCAAGAATCCCGTCTGACCGTCGCTGATAACAGCGGCGCCAAAGAAGTTCTCTGCATCCGTGTCCTCGGTGGCACGGGCAAGAAATACGCCAGCGTAGGCGACAAGATCGTTGTTTCGATCAAGTCGGCTCTGCCCTCCGGCAACGCTAAGAAAGGCACTGTGTCGAAAGCAGTAGTTGTTCGTACCAAGAAAGAAGTACGCCGTAAAGACGGTTCGTACATCCGCTTCGACGACAACGCCGCCGTTCTGCTCAACAACAACGACGAGCCCCGCGGTACCCGTATCTTCGGCCCCGTAGCCCGTGAGTTGCGTGAGCGTCAGTTCATGAAAATTGTTTCACTAGCTCCTGAAGTTCTCTAA
- the rplW gene encoding 50S ribosomal protein L23, producing MSTLKKPIVTEKATALNEKGQYAFEVERTANKVQIKKEIEALYGVTVTGISTIRTNGKLKSKFTKGGSVSGRRPHGKKAIVTVKEGDVIDFYNGI from the coding sequence ATGAGCACGCTGAAGAAACCTATCGTGACCGAGAAGGCCACGGCCCTGAACGAAAAAGGTCAGTACGCTTTCGAAGTAGAGCGCACGGCCAACAAGGTTCAGATCAAAAAGGAAATCGAGGCTCTGTACGGGGTAACGGTAACGGGCATTAGCACGATCCGCACCAACGGCAAGCTGAAGTCGAAATTCACCAAGGGCGGCTCCGTTTCGGGTCGTCGTCCCCATGGGAAAAAGGCTATTGTAACCGTGAAAGAAGGCGACGTAATCGACTTCTATAACGGTATCTAA
- the rplD gene encoding 50S ribosomal protein L4, with translation MELSVYNIKGEDTGRKVTLSDAIFGLTPNEHVMYLDVKQYLANQRQGTHKSKQRNEVHGTTKKLKKQKGTGGARAGSMKSPVFVGGGRVFGPEPRDYGFKLNKKTKRLARLSALSVLAQDGKVALVENISLSAPKTKDFLSILNGLKLNNGKKTLFVAAEADKNVLLSARNIQRVKVATPVALNTHDLLNTDTLLLSEDGLKSLEQLYTTAE, from the coding sequence ATGGAACTGTCAGTATATAACATCAAAGGTGAGGACACCGGCCGCAAGGTAACCCTGTCCGACGCCATCTTCGGCCTCACGCCGAATGAGCACGTGATGTACCTCGACGTGAAGCAGTACTTGGCTAACCAGCGCCAGGGCACGCACAAGTCGAAGCAGCGCAACGAGGTGCACGGCACCACGAAGAAGCTCAAGAAACAAAAAGGTACGGGCGGTGCCCGCGCCGGCAGCATGAAGTCGCCAGTTTTCGTTGGTGGTGGCCGCGTATTCGGTCCCGAGCCCCGCGACTACGGCTTCAAGCTGAACAAAAAGACCAAGCGTCTGGCCCGTCTCTCCGCTCTGTCGGTACTGGCCCAGGATGGCAAGGTTGCTCTGGTGGAGAACATCTCGCTGAGCGCTCCTAAAACGAAAGATTTCCTCTCGATCTTGAACGGTCTGAAGCTCAACAACGGCAAGAAAACCTTGTTCGTTGCCGCTGAAGCCGACAAGAACGTGCTGCTCTCGGCCCGTAACATCCAGCGCGTGAAGGTAGCTACCCCCGTAGCCCTGAACACCCACGACCTGCTGAACACGGACACCTTGCTGCTGTCGGAAGACGGGTTGAAATCCTTGGAACAACTCTATACTACCGCTGAGTAA
- the rplC gene encoding 50S ribosomal protein L3 has protein sequence MPGIIGKKIGMTSLFTPDGKNIPCTLIEAGPCVVTQVKTLANDGYTAVQVGYGEKKAKNTTKALAGHFAKAGTTPKKKLVEFRLDAESTYAAGATIDASLFEEGEFVDVVGTSKGKGFQGVVKRYNFAGVGGQTHGQHNRLRHPGSIGACSWPSRVFKGMRMGGRMGNDRVKVQNLKVMRVVADKNLILVSGSIPGAKNSYVVLEK, from the coding sequence ATGCCTGGCATCATCGGTAAAAAAATCGGTATGACAAGCCTCTTCACTCCGGACGGGAAAAACATTCCCTGCACGCTCATCGAAGCGGGTCCGTGCGTAGTGACGCAGGTTAAAACGCTGGCCAACGACGGTTACACCGCCGTTCAGGTTGGCTACGGCGAGAAAAAAGCGAAGAACACGACCAAAGCTCTGGCTGGTCACTTCGCTAAAGCCGGTACCACCCCCAAGAAAAAGCTGGTTGAATTCCGCCTCGACGCGGAATCGACGTACGCTGCAGGCGCCACCATCGACGCTAGCCTCTTCGAAGAAGGCGAGTTTGTCGATGTAGTTGGTACCTCAAAAGGTAAAGGTTTCCAGGGCGTAGTAAAGCGCTACAACTTTGCCGGTGTAGGCGGGCAGACCCACGGTCAGCACAACCGTCTGCGTCACCCTGGTTCTATCGGTGCTTGCTCCTGGCCTTCGCGCGTATTCAAAGGAATGCGCATGGGTGGCCGCATGGGCAACGACCGGGTAAAAGTGCAGAACCTGAAAGTGATGCGCGTAGTGGCCGACAAGAATCTGATTCTGGTGAGCGGCTCTATTCCCGGTGCCAAGAACTCTTACGTGGTCCTGGAAAAATAA